In a genomic window of Piliocolobus tephrosceles isolate RC106 chromosome 1, ASM277652v3, whole genome shotgun sequence:
- the LOC111526296 gene encoding PRAME family member 1-like isoform X2: MEGGKAHQTCACHSRSSVLTSLVITNDPVSNSLSVKGCFELQERCLQNPLENLELTCGYLLEEDVKCLSQYPSLGYLKHLNLSYVLLFRISLEPLGALLEKVAATLETLILEGCQIHYSQLSDILPGLSRCSQLTTFYFGRNFMSMDALKDLLRHTSGLSKLSLETYPAPWESLDSLVPVRWEIFAPLRAELMRTLREVRQPRRIFIGPTPCPSCGSSPSEELELHLCC, encoded by the exons ATGGAAGGAGGGAAAGCACATCAAACTTGTGCATGTCACAGTAGAAGCTCTGTCCTCACCAGCTTAGTCATCACAAATGATCCTGTCTCTAATTCCCTGTCTGTGAAAGGTTGTTTTGAACTCCAGGAAAG GTGCCTCCAGAACCCCTTGGAGAACTTGGAATTGACTTGTGGCTACCTATTGGAAGAGGACGTGAAGTGTCTCTCCCAGTATCCAAGCCTCGGTTACCTAAAACATCTGAATCTCAGCTACGTGCTGCTGTTCCGCATCAGTCTTGAACCCCTTGGAGCTCTGCTAGAGAAAGTTGCTGCCACTCTCGAGACCCTCATCTTGGAGGGCTGTCAGATCCACTACTCCCAACTCAGTGACATCCTTCCCGGTCTGAGCCGCTGCTCCCAGCTCACCACTTTCTACTTTGGTCGAAATTTCATGTCTATGGACGCCCTGAAGGACCTGCTGCGCCACACCAGTGGACTGAGCAAGTTAAGCCTGGAGACGTATCCCGCCCCTTGGGAGAGTTTGGATTCCTTGGTTCCTGTCCGTTGGGAGATCTTCGCCCCACTTCGGGCTGAGCTGATGCGGACACTGAGGGAAGTCAGGCAGCCCAGGAGGATCTTCATTGGCCCCACCCCCTGCCCTTCCTGTGGCTCATCACCGTCTGAGGAACTGGAGCTCCATCTTTGCTGCTAG